Proteins from one Flavobacterium sp. N2038 genomic window:
- a CDS encoding class A beta-lactamase-related serine hydrolase, giving the protein MKIINLIFIPLKILLLGILLFCNQTVSSQEEKNSELYKTIMSRDSLLFNVGFNTCDVSQFENLYSDQFEFFHDRDGISNKAEFLYNFKNGLCKSPETYRARRELVPGSTQIYPLYKKGVLYAAIQTGVHRFYEISAKKNEPLLKKNETLGDTARFTHVWVLENNEWKLKRSLSYDHQSSNTTPDQPSIFENKKEIEKWLQENNIPTLGIGIINNGKLQEVNVYGELKKGVAAPYNTIWNVASLTKLVTAIVALKLVSQGKWNLDEPLYKYWTDPDIANDSNNKLLTTRIILSHQTGFPNWRFMNESGKLDFKFKPGTQYQYSGEGLEYLRKALEKKFHKTLDQLASELVFEPLKMNDTQFIWNNKVDLSRYAINYDNKGNAYEPTKNKTANAADDLLTTIQDYGTFLCSVMNSDGLSQKVFDEMNAHQIKTKENKYFGLGFEIYDLGNENYALSHGGADKGVQTIVFILPKTKQGIIIFTNVDGGYKVYEKILEHYLGENGKKIFDIETKS; this is encoded by the coding sequence ATGAAAATCATCAATCTTATTTTTATTCCACTAAAGATCCTTTTACTTGGAATCTTATTATTCTGCAATCAAACTGTTTCTTCACAGGAAGAAAAAAACTCCGAATTGTATAAAACTATTATGTCAAGAGACAGCCTGCTTTTTAATGTAGGCTTTAATACCTGTGATGTTTCTCAGTTTGAAAACTTATACAGTGATCAATTTGAATTTTTTCATGATCGTGATGGCATCTCCAACAAAGCAGAATTTTTATATAATTTCAAAAATGGATTATGTAAATCTCCCGAAACTTACAGAGCCCGAAGAGAATTAGTTCCGGGAAGTACTCAAATTTATCCATTATATAAAAAAGGGGTTTTGTATGCTGCGATCCAAACCGGAGTTCATCGCTTTTATGAAATTTCAGCAAAAAAGAATGAACCTCTGTTAAAGAAAAATGAAACATTGGGCGATACTGCACGATTTACGCATGTCTGGGTTTTGGAAAACAATGAATGGAAACTAAAAAGATCTCTAAGTTACGATCATCAATCTAGCAATACAACTCCTGATCAGCCTTCCATTTTTGAGAATAAAAAAGAAATAGAGAAATGGCTTCAGGAAAACAACATCCCGACTTTAGGAATTGGAATAATCAATAATGGAAAACTACAAGAAGTTAATGTTTATGGGGAACTAAAAAAAGGGGTTGCAGCGCCGTATAATACCATCTGGAATGTTGCTTCATTGACAAAACTTGTAACAGCTATTGTGGCACTTAAACTAGTAAGTCAGGGAAAATGGAATCTCGACGAGCCTCTATACAAATACTGGACAGATCCTGATATCGCAAATGACTCTAATAACAAATTACTTACTACACGAATTATTCTGAGCCATCAGACTGGTTTCCCAAACTGGAGATTCATGAATGAATCAGGTAAACTGGATTTTAAATTTAAACCGGGAACTCAGTATCAATATTCCGGTGAAGGCTTAGAATACCTAAGAAAAGCTTTGGAAAAGAAATTTCATAAAACGCTGGATCAATTAGCATCAGAATTAGTTTTTGAACCGCTAAAAATGAATGACACTCAATTTATCTGGAATAATAAAGTAGATCTTTCAAGATACGCTATTAACTATGATAACAAAGGAAATGCATATGAACCGACTAAAAACAAAACAGCAAATGCTGCCGACGATTTATTGACTACTATTCAGGATTATGGAACTTTTTTATGCAGTGTTATGAATAGTGATGGTTTAAGCCAGAAAGTTTTTGACGAAATGAACGCTCACCAGATAAAAACAAAAGAAAACAAATATTTTGGTTTAGGTTTTGAAATTTACGATTTAGGAAATGAAAATTATGCCCTATCGCATGGCGGCGCAGACAAAGGTGTACAAACCATCGTATTTATATTGCCAAAAACAAAACAGGGCATTATTATTTTTACCAATGTTGACGGCGGATATAAAGTTTATGAAAAGATACTTGAGCATTATTTAGGAGAAAATGGAAAAAAAATCTTTGATATTGAAACCAAATCGTAA
- a CDS encoding penicillin acylase family protein, protein MKKLKKFLLVLIVLIVVLGIGLCAYIFHLKPKYDGELQLKNLQKETTVYFDEYGVPHIYADSEKDAMTALGYVHAQERLWQMELLRRIAPGRLSEIFGSVALKNDKFFSGIGIEEASAKAIAKLDKNSESYKLTQAYLDGINQYLEEGTTPIEFTLVGVKKEKFTIKDVYNIFGYMSFSFAMAQKTDPLLTYIRNKYGAEYLKDLGINGEFNTTQLKSSKDNIEEYTAISKSITALLDKSPIPPFIGSNSWVAGPHKTKSGKVIFANDPHIGFSQPATWYEAHITTPEHELYGCYLAGTPFPLLAHNRDYAYGLTMFENDDIDFYQEKNKAEDSNQYQTPTGFAAYEVRKKTIKVKDTSDVVMTIKSSRHGPIMNDVLDHLDKKNPIAMSWTYTREPIQILDAVYGLSHAKGRDDFRKAVQLVAAPGLNVMYGDAKGNVAWWATGKLYKHNQGVNTHLILDGSSGKEDIAEYLDFSKNPSAENPEWGYVYSANNQPEAIDGYLYPGYYLPEDRAKRISGLMNAKSDWDKEAISKMIYDNTSDVAVGTVQNLISNIDLNTISPAEKEAVTILKSWKGTTNLEDVGPTIYNKWVYLYLKNTFEDEMGEDNFDLFLGISIGKQVIANQVKSENSVWWDNVKTKNVKETRKDIVSKSFHEAISALQKQLGTTITDWKWGEVHTVEHEHPLGKVAALRGLFNVGPFASPGSNEVINNLFFGLNKKGKYYVKGGPSTRRIVDFSDIENSWSILPTGQSGNPFSKHYQDQAVMYNEGKFRKMKLNKEEIIKTSTKLVLKPVK, encoded by the coding sequence ATGAAAAAACTTAAAAAATTTCTGCTGGTTTTAATCGTTTTAATTGTTGTTTTAGGAATAGGTTTATGTGCCTATATTTTTCATTTGAAACCCAAATACGATGGGGAATTACAATTGAAAAATCTGCAAAAAGAAACCACAGTATATTTTGATGAATATGGAGTTCCACATATATATGCCGATTCTGAAAAAGATGCCATGACGGCCCTGGGGTATGTGCATGCGCAGGAAAGATTATGGCAAATGGAATTGCTTCGTAGAATTGCACCGGGACGTTTGTCTGAAATCTTCGGTTCAGTTGCGCTTAAAAATGATAAGTTTTTCTCTGGAATTGGTATTGAAGAAGCTTCTGCGAAAGCCATTGCTAAACTGGATAAAAATAGCGAAAGTTATAAATTGACACAGGCTTATCTGGACGGAATAAATCAGTATTTGGAAGAAGGAACCACACCAATTGAGTTTACATTGGTTGGTGTAAAAAAAGAGAAATTCACTATAAAAGATGTTTACAATATCTTCGGATATATGTCTTTTAGTTTTGCTATGGCTCAAAAAACAGATCCGTTATTAACTTATATTCGAAATAAATATGGTGCAGAGTATTTAAAAGATTTAGGAATAAATGGAGAATTTAATACAACGCAATTAAAAAGTTCAAAAGATAATATTGAAGAATACACTGCTATTTCAAAATCAATTACAGCTTTATTAGATAAATCGCCGATTCCGCCATTTATAGGAAGTAACAGCTGGGTTGCCGGGCCCCATAAAACTAAAAGTGGAAAGGTGATTTTTGCCAACGATCCGCATATTGGGTTTTCTCAGCCTGCAACTTGGTACGAAGCGCATATTACTACACCGGAACATGAATTGTACGGTTGTTATTTGGCAGGAACTCCGTTTCCGTTATTGGCTCACAATCGTGATTATGCATATGGTTTAACGATGTTTGAAAATGATGATATCGATTTTTATCAGGAGAAAAATAAAGCAGAAGATTCAAATCAGTATCAAACACCAACTGGTTTTGCTGCTTATGAAGTTAGAAAGAAAACAATTAAAGTAAAAGATACGTCAGATGTTGTAATGACTATTAAATCAAGTCGTCACGGACCAATTATGAACGATGTTTTAGATCATTTAGATAAAAAGAATCCAATAGCAATGTCATGGACGTATACCAGAGAGCCAATTCAGATTCTGGATGCAGTTTACGGACTTTCGCATGCAAAAGGCAGGGATGATTTTAGGAAAGCGGTACAGCTTGTTGCTGCGCCGGGACTTAATGTTATGTATGGTGATGCAAAAGGAAATGTGGCCTGGTGGGCGACGGGAAAATTGTATAAACACAATCAAGGTGTAAACACGCATTTAATTCTGGACGGTTCCAGCGGAAAAGAGGATATCGCAGAATATTTAGATTTCTCCAAAAATCCTTCGGCTGAAAATCCTGAATGGGGTTATGTATATTCGGCAAATAATCAACCCGAAGCGATTGATGGTTATTTATATCCGGGATATTATCTTCCTGAAGATCGTGCTAAAAGAATTTCAGGTCTAATGAATGCGAAATCAGATTGGGATAAAGAAGCGATTAGCAAAATGATTTATGATAATACTTCTGACGTTGCAGTTGGAACGGTTCAAAATCTAATTTCAAATATTGATCTTAATACTATTTCACCAGCAGAAAAAGAAGCTGTAACTATTTTAAAATCATGGAAAGGAACAACAAATCTTGAAGATGTTGGGCCAACGATTTATAATAAATGGGTTTACCTCTATTTAAAAAATACTTTTGAAGATGAAATGGGTGAAGATAATTTTGATTTGTTTTTAGGTATTTCTATTGGAAAACAGGTAATTGCGAATCAGGTTAAAAGCGAAAATTCGGTTTGGTGGGATAATGTCAAAACCAAAAATGTAAAAGAAACCAGAAAAGATATTGTTTCAAAATCATTTCATGAAGCCATTTCTGCACTTCAAAAACAATTAGGAACGACAATCACCGACTGGAAATGGGGAGAAGTACACACCGTTGAACACGAACATCCGTTAGGGAAAGTCGCAGCACTTCGTGGTCTGTTTAATGTTGGTCCTTTTGCTTCGCCAGGATCAAATGAAGTGATTAATAATTTATTCTTTGGTTTAAATAAGAAAGGAAAGTATTATGTAAAAGGAGGGCCTTCAACCAGAAGAATTGTAGATTTCTCAGATATCGAAAATAGTTGGAGTATTTTGCCAACAGGTCAGTCCGGAAATCCATTCAGCAAACATTACCAGGATCAGGCTGTAATGTACAACGAGGGTAAATTCAGAAAAATGAAATTGAATAAAGAGGAAATTATAAAGACATCGACGAAATTGGTTTTAAAACCTGTGAAGTAG
- a CDS encoding serine hydrolase, which translates to MKKPIRLIALCVMLQLFTLTTFAQDKAKQIEQLLSKYTEYGQFNGSALVAENGKVIFKKAFGSANMEWNIPNEPDTKFRLGSITKQFTAFLIVKLAEEGKIKLDVPITTYLPDYPKANGDKITIHHLLTHTSGIPNYTSDPNFLKEKSRNPSSPENFVKTFSSLPLEFAPGEKFNYSNSGYFLLGYIIEKITGKSYEQYLQEIILTPLKMVNTGFDHSDIILKNRAAGYEKRGKNIINAPYIDMSIPYAAGSLYSTVEDLYLWDQALYTTKLLSEKSMESLFKPYIKAWDDSYGYGWFLSEADNGNKGKLKIVEHGGGINGFNTIISRIPADKNLVVLLNNTGGTVLGEMNDAIRAILYNQPFNQPKKSLALDLLDSFSEKGVNAGTELYKKLKNDPTYGIKENEMNSAGYQLLGNGKKKEAIEIFKINVAAFPKSGNAYDSLGEAYLADGDKKLATENYSKSVELDPSNENGKKVLAELSKK; encoded by the coding sequence ATGAAAAAACCAATCAGACTAATCGCACTGTGCGTAATGCTGCAACTTTTTACACTAACCACTTTTGCTCAAGATAAAGCAAAGCAAATCGAACAGCTTTTGAGTAAATATACTGAGTATGGTCAATTTAATGGTTCGGCTCTGGTAGCTGAAAATGGAAAAGTCATCTTTAAAAAAGCTTTTGGTTCTGCTAATATGGAATGGAATATCCCAAATGAGCCTGATACCAAATTCAGATTAGGATCTATTACAAAACAATTTACAGCATTCTTAATTGTAAAGCTGGCCGAAGAAGGAAAAATTAAACTTGATGTTCCAATCACTACTTATTTACCGGATTATCCAAAAGCAAACGGGGACAAAATCACGATTCATCATTTATTGACTCATACGTCAGGAATTCCAAACTACACTAGTGATCCTAATTTCTTAAAAGAAAAAAGCAGAAACCCATCTAGTCCCGAAAATTTTGTAAAGACTTTTTCTAGTTTACCACTTGAATTTGCACCAGGCGAAAAATTCAATTACAGTAATTCCGGCTATTTTTTATTGGGATATATTATCGAAAAAATTACAGGCAAATCATATGAGCAGTATTTACAGGAAATTATCCTTACACCTCTAAAAATGGTCAACACCGGTTTTGATCATAGTGATATTATCTTAAAAAACAGAGCGGCTGGATATGAAAAACGCGGTAAAAACATTATCAATGCCCCTTACATTGACATGAGTATTCCATATGCAGCAGGATCATTATATTCTACTGTTGAAGACTTATATCTTTGGGATCAGGCGTTGTATACTACTAAATTACTTTCAGAAAAATCAATGGAATCTTTATTCAAACCTTATATCAAGGCATGGGACGATTCGTATGGATATGGATGGTTTTTAAGCGAAGCTGATAATGGAAATAAAGGCAAGCTAAAAATCGTAGAGCATGGTGGTGGCATCAATGGTTTTAATACTATTATTTCTAGAATTCCTGCTGATAAAAATTTAGTCGTTTTATTAAACAATACCGGAGGAACAGTTTTGGGCGAAATGAATGATGCAATCCGAGCTATTTTATACAACCAGCCATTTAATCAGCCCAAAAAATCATTGGCACTTGATCTTTTAGATTCCTTTTCAGAGAAAGGCGTAAATGCTGGTACAGAACTTTATAAAAAACTGAAGAATGACCCAACATACGGCATAAAAGAAAACGAAATGAACAGTGCGGGTTATCAATTACTAGGCAATGGAAAAAAGAAAGAAGCAATTGAAATTTTTAAAATTAACGTAGCAGCATTCCCAAAATCAGGAAATGCTTATGATAGCCTTGGTGAAGCTTATTTAGCCGATGGAGATAAAAAACTGGCAACAGAAAATTATTCAAAATCAGTCGAACTTGATCCATCAAATGAAAACGGAAAAAAAGTTTTAGCAGAACTTTCGAAAAAATAA
- a CDS encoding GNAT family N-acetyltransferase: MNSEILQSKITLENEKVLLIPFEDQRNIELKEIIFDDEIWKYMGMYVRNDQDFENYIQNTLKQKADGICYPFLIIDKATNKVAGSTRYGYLNHASQKCEIGWTWYGKEFQGTGLNKACKYELLKFGFENIGFKRIQFSADLENEKSQRAIEKLGALKEGLFRNNYIDSEGNSKDDVYYSIILEEWENTKRDYFEKLV; the protein is encoded by the coding sequence ATGAACAGCGAAATCCTACAATCAAAAATTACTCTGGAAAACGAAAAGGTACTGTTGATTCCTTTTGAAGACCAAAGAAACATTGAACTCAAAGAAATCATTTTTGATGATGAAATCTGGAAATATATGGGAATGTACGTTCGAAACGATCAGGACTTTGAAAACTATATTCAAAATACATTAAAACAAAAAGCAGACGGAATTTGTTACCCGTTTCTAATTATTGATAAAGCCACTAATAAAGTTGCAGGAAGCACCCGATACGGCTATTTAAATCATGCGAGTCAAAAATGTGAAATTGGCTGGACATGGTACGGAAAAGAATTTCAGGGAACTGGATTAAATAAAGCCTGCAAATATGAGTTGCTAAAATTTGGTTTCGAAAACATTGGGTTCAAAAGAATACAATTCAGTGCTGATCTTGAGAACGAAAAATCGCAAAGAGCTATTGAAAAATTGGGTGCCCTAAAAGAAGGTTTATTTCGAAATAATTACATCGACTCTGAAGGAAACAGTAAAGATGATGTTTATTATAGTATTATTTTGGAGGAATGGGAGAATACTAAGCGAGATTATTTTGAGAAACTTGTTTAA
- a CDS encoding DUF1254 domain-containing protein: MKRKLPYLLLLLLFISACKKEEKTETAVNQIATNSKTSFRPENVKEKIQYQRAVDVAIWGIPAVNFQLMYKEMEKINGSYNQIVYWPGLLTWKNQTLTPNPDVIYLMPFFNTEKGPVVLEIPPADNGVFNGSVMNYWQAAIEDVGPGGMDKGKGGKYLILPPDMIKAKFHQVIL; the protein is encoded by the coding sequence ATGAAAAGAAAACTTCCATATCTGCTATTATTGTTGCTTTTTATTTCAGCTTGTAAAAAGGAAGAAAAAACAGAAACAGCAGTAAATCAAATTGCAACGAACTCTAAAACTAGTTTTCGGCCTGAAAATGTAAAAGAGAAAATACAATATCAAAGGGCTGTTGATGTTGCTATTTGGGGAATTCCCGCAGTTAATTTTCAACTTATGTACAAAGAGATGGAGAAAATTAACGGATCATATAATCAAATAGTGTATTGGCCGGGATTATTAACCTGGAAGAACCAGACACTCACCCCAAATCCGGATGTTATTTATCTGATGCCTTTTTTTAATACCGAAAAAGGACCTGTAGTGCTTGAAATTCCCCCTGCTGATAATGGTGTTTTTAACGGAAGTGTTATGAATTACTGGCAGGCAGCGATCGAAGATGTTGGGCCAGGTGGAATGGATAAAGGAAAAGGAGGGAAATATCTTATTCTTCCCCCGGATATGATAAAAGCAAAATTCCATCAGGTTATTTTGTAA
- a CDS encoding FAD-dependent oxidoreductase: MQTSLKIAVVGSGLVGSLLAIYLKKAGHTVHVYDRSPDIRKINFSGRSINLAMSNRGWKALDAVGVGDSVREIAIPMDKRAIHLVDKLNFQNYGQEGESIYSISRGMLNRRMIDLAENAGAEFHFEQKIWDVTLNDATLHIGESERGEWEERKYDMVFGADGAFSRIRHRMQRQSMFNYSQEFLNMGYKELNIPANANATHKLDKNSFHIWPRGEYMLIALPNLDGSFTCTLFMPFEGENSFESLTDRKMVEDFFEKNFPDSIEVIPELANDFFKNPTSTLVTMKCFPWTFEDKIALIGDACHAIVPFYGQGMNAGFEDITVLNEMIEKYGDDWKKIFSEYQISRKPNADAIAELSYRNFMEMSTKTADEKFLLQKKIEKIFSDKHPDKWIPLYSRVTFSDRPYAEALAIGDFQNGIMEEVLKLDNIESIWDTPVVENKILELLQKA, translated from the coding sequence ATGCAAACTTCTCTAAAAATTGCTGTTGTTGGTTCTGGACTTGTAGGATCGCTGCTGGCAATTTATCTTAAAAAAGCCGGTCACACCGTTCATGTTTATGATCGTAGCCCCGATATTAGAAAAATAAATTTCTCTGGTCGTTCTATTAACCTGGCAATGTCCAATCGTGGTTGGAAAGCACTTGATGCAGTTGGTGTTGGTGATTCGGTTCGTGAAATTGCAATTCCGATGGACAAACGTGCGATTCATTTGGTTGATAAACTCAATTTTCAGAATTACGGTCAGGAAGGCGAATCTATTTATTCTATTTCAAGAGGAATGCTGAACAGAAGAATGATTGATCTGGCCGAAAATGCCGGAGCCGAATTTCATTTTGAACAGAAAATTTGGGACGTCACACTAAACGATGCAACGTTGCATATTGGGGAAAGTGAAAGAGGCGAGTGGGAAGAAAGAAAATATGATATGGTTTTTGGTGCCGATGGAGCATTTTCCAGAATTCGTCACAGAATGCAACGCCAGAGCATGTTTAATTATTCACAGGAATTTTTGAATATGGGATATAAGGAATTAAACATTCCGGCAAATGCTAATGCAACTCATAAACTCGATAAAAACTCTTTTCATATTTGGCCAAGAGGAGAGTATATGTTAATTGCACTTCCTAATCTTGACGGAAGTTTTACTTGTACTTTATTTATGCCTTTTGAAGGAGAAAATTCTTTTGAATCCTTAACTGATAGAAAAATGGTGGAGGATTTCTTTGAGAAAAACTTCCCCGATTCGATTGAAGTGATTCCGGAACTGGCAAATGATTTCTTTAAAAACCCTACTAGTACATTGGTTACCATGAAATGTTTTCCATGGACTTTTGAAGATAAAATTGCTTTAATCGGTGATGCATGTCATGCTATTGTTCCGTTTTATGGACAAGGTATGAATGCCGGTTTTGAAGATATCACGGTTCTAAATGAAATGATTGAAAAGTATGGAGACGACTGGAAAAAGATTTTCTCAGAATATCAGATTTCCCGTAAACCAAATGCCGACGCAATTGCAGAACTTTCATATCGTAATTTCATGGAAATGAGTACAAAAACGGCAGATGAAAAATTCTTATTGCAAAAGAAAATAGAAAAAATCTTTTCAGATAAACATCCGGACAAATGGATTCCGCTTTATAGCCGCGTAACTTTTAGTGATCGTCCTTATGCAGAAGCTTTAGCAATTGGCGATTTCCAAAACGGAATTATGGAAGAAGTTCTAAAACTGGATAACATAGAAAGTATTTGGGATACACCAGTGGTTGAAAACAAAATTCTGGAACTCCTGCAGAAAGCATAA
- a CDS encoding DUF1214 domain-containing protein, which yields MQSDTYRGYALLRSVLKSGSQADVKTAVEYSRRVKLYPYSEATKSPKTIFVDATKAEYDSTIKYDDSFYQTLNDIVQQEPFLERDRVMIDVLKTIGIERGKSYNPDEKTKELFKAAVNEARDWLLYNYEKTKPFYEGSQWFFPASEENIKSVKSSFQLREIYPIDNRAVCYMIAFFSAKHLGESQYYLMTIKDKDGVLLKGNASYRVTVPANVPVKQYWSMTVYDRETHAFVKNMKWAGRSSQTPELKKNEDGTVTLYFGPKAPPEGESNWIPTDPNGDFEILTRFYGPTKALFDQSWKLTDLEKIK from the coding sequence ATGCAGTCTGATACGTATCGTGGTTACGCACTTTTGCGCTCTGTACTTAAAAGTGGCAGCCAGGCCGATGTAAAAACTGCTGTAGAGTATAGTAGAAGAGTTAAGTTATATCCATATTCGGAAGCCACCAAGTCGCCTAAAACTATATTTGTTGACGCGACTAAAGCAGAATATGATTCTACGATCAAATATGATGACAGTTTTTATCAGACCCTAAACGATATTGTACAGCAAGAACCTTTTTTAGAACGTGACAGGGTTATGATTGACGTTTTAAAAACGATAGGAATTGAAAGAGGAAAAAGCTATAATCCTGATGAAAAAACGAAAGAACTATTTAAAGCTGCTGTCAATGAGGCCAGAGATTGGCTATTATATAATTACGAAAAGACCAAACCTTTTTATGAAGGCAGTCAATGGTTTTTTCCTGCCAGTGAAGAAAATATAAAAAGTGTTAAAAGTTCTTTTCAGCTACGGGAAATTTACCCAATTGATAACAGGGCAGTATGTTATATGATTGCATTTTTTAGCGCAAAACATCTGGGTGAATCTCAATATTATTTAATGACCATCAAAGATAAAGATGGCGTTTTACTGAAAGGAAATGCTTCGTATCGTGTAACTGTTCCTGCAAATGTACCGGTAAAACAATATTGGTCAATGACTGTTTATGATCGTGAAACTCATGCTTTTGTGAAAAATATGAAATGGGCCGGGCGTTCTTCGCAAACTCCGGAATTGAAAAAGAATGAAGATGGAACTGTAACGTTATATTTTGGGCCAAAAGCACCACCGGAAGGCGAAAGTAACTGGATACCAACAGATCCTAATGGAGATTTTGAAATCCTTACAAGATTTTACGGACCAACAAAAGCTTTGTTTGATCAGTCCTGGAAATTGACCGATTTGGAAAAGATTAAATAG
- a CDS encoding helix-turn-helix domain-containing protein, whose protein sequence is MKLYSEQYVNEKSERFVCKIWCLDNSFGESLIENKLVLPNGCFNLALVNGNAIEVHTSKNKYQMPEGIYFCSQMTNKVLVNIQPRTKVTIIQLHAWTLSMFPKYDLSKFTDSIINLDTAELPFTLQSNSDIEKVLIIINRFFEDLNHLNPNQNTIEKICEIIRNQQEEISVSELGKILNLSQRLLQIKFKSATGLTIKKYIQILKFRKSVDQMVNADLEKLSLTDVALYNKYFDQSHFIRKFKDVTKSTPKTFNPDLYFLSQKR, encoded by the coding sequence ATGAAATTATATTCAGAACAATATGTAAACGAAAAATCTGAAAGGTTTGTCTGTAAAATTTGGTGTCTGGATAACAGCTTTGGCGAAAGTCTAATAGAAAACAAACTCGTTTTACCAAACGGTTGTTTTAATCTGGCTTTAGTAAACGGGAATGCAATAGAAGTTCACACAAGCAAAAATAAATACCAAATGCCGGAAGGAATTTATTTTTGCTCGCAAATGACCAATAAAGTCCTGGTTAATATTCAACCCAGAACTAAGGTTACTATAATTCAACTGCACGCCTGGACACTTTCAATGTTTCCAAAATATGATCTAAGTAAGTTTACAGATTCAATTATTAATTTAGATACTGCAGAATTGCCTTTTACATTACAATCAAATTCTGATATTGAAAAAGTATTAATTATAATAAATCGTTTTTTTGAAGATCTTAATCATTTAAATCCTAATCAAAATACAATTGAAAAAATCTGCGAAATAATTCGAAATCAGCAAGAAGAAATTTCGGTTTCTGAACTCGGAAAAATTTTAAATTTATCGCAGCGCTTACTTCAAATTAAATTTAAATCGGCAACCGGATTAACAATCAAAAAATATATTCAGATTCTAAAATTCAGAAAATCTGTAGATCAAATGGTAAATGCCGATCTTGAGAAACTCAGTTTAACTGATGTGGCACTTTATAATAAATACTTTGATCAATCCCATTTTATCAGAAAATTCAAGGATGTAACTAAATCAACTCCAAAAACGTTCAATCCCGATTTGTATTTTCTTTCTCAAAAAAGATGA